The Rhodothermia bacterium genome includes a region encoding these proteins:
- a CDS encoding helix-hairpin-helix domain-containing protein: MLFFNKLHQIRFWQIVILLGFILVGNPSKVFAQDRDSTEVEPDLESVLEDANDSEGIQEGLLEILTELKENPLEINSATAAEFAQIPYLGAVLAQAIVAYRDLNGPYNAIPELQNVQGMTFEIFLNIRPYITIGEKLETGRKTPPKYPLVPSFKTVTQGMRYDLIQRSSRRLDLGPGYDPEKEGTRYLGSPYRMVTRFKASYRRNVSIALTADKDPGESFAWKPDQKTYGYDYIAGHVAIRNMGRIRSLVIGDFVTAFGQGVAQWRGSGFGKGTETTRSIIRRGGGILAYSSTDENRFFRGIGATIALTPNINLSAFGSIRNRDASATPDSLSEEEQAVFSIYESGYHRTETELAKKGSLNEKTVGGALEWKHKKGMIGGTGYYVQFGQPFSQNDDAYKYFSFTGKESSQFSLYFNQTLGKLYGFGEISRDGNGTLGGLGGIFFRMNPGVETLVLVRHFSPQFNSIYGYAFGERAGETNNEKGIYTGLKIKLNRNWTASAYFDQFEFPWLRFGVYRPTKGYEALVKLDYVPRRWLKTYLQFKTETKEEATKIPSGRNQLLPGIAPQNRQTARLNLEYDFSKTLRTRSRLDVSHYKFDQEPSAFGFLMYQDARWVVTPKVQVDARLAMFQTDNYDARVYSFENDALYVLSNPSFSGLGQRAYILLKITPFEGIDLWFKYGSTRYEHRNTVSSGLDEVAGNRLRDVNAQIRWRF; the protein is encoded by the coding sequence ATGTTGTTTTTTAATAAATTACACCAAATTCGTTTTTGGCAAATAGTGATTCTGCTTGGCTTTATCCTTGTAGGAAACCCCTCCAAAGTTTTTGCGCAAGACCGAGACTCTACCGAGGTGGAGCCAGACCTTGAGTCGGTATTAGAGGATGCAAATGACAGCGAAGGTATCCAAGAAGGTCTGCTCGAAATCTTAACAGAACTAAAAGAAAACCCTTTAGAAATCAATTCTGCTACAGCCGCCGAGTTTGCACAGATTCCGTATTTAGGTGCGGTCTTGGCGCAAGCGATTGTGGCCTATCGTGATCTAAACGGGCCATATAATGCCATTCCTGAACTCCAAAATGTTCAAGGCATGACCTTCGAAATCTTCTTAAACATCCGGCCCTACATTACTATTGGTGAAAAGCTTGAGACTGGACGTAAAACACCACCTAAATACCCACTCGTCCCTTCTTTCAAAACCGTTACTCAAGGAATGCGATACGATCTTATTCAGCGTTCCAGCAGACGTTTAGACCTTGGGCCGGGCTACGACCCCGAAAAAGAAGGAACCCGTTATCTCGGAAGCCCGTATCGAATGGTGACCCGTTTCAAAGCCTCTTATCGCAGAAATGTGAGCATCGCTCTCACCGCCGATAAAGATCCGGGAGAGTCCTTCGCGTGGAAACCCGATCAGAAAACGTATGGATACGATTACATCGCCGGACACGTCGCCATTCGGAATATGGGGCGCATTCGCTCTCTTGTCATTGGCGATTTTGTGACGGCGTTTGGACAAGGCGTGGCACAATGGCGTGGTTCAGGCTTTGGGAAAGGGACAGAGACTACGCGCTCTATTATCCGGCGAGGAGGCGGCATATTGGCCTATAGCTCTACAGATGAAAATCGCTTTTTCAGAGGAATTGGTGCCACCATCGCGCTCACACCAAACATTAATTTGTCTGCATTTGGTTCTATTCGTAACCGAGATGCTTCTGCTACACCCGATTCACTTTCGGAAGAGGAGCAAGCCGTGTTCTCTATTTATGAAAGCGGCTACCATAGAACAGAAACCGAATTGGCGAAAAAAGGATCGCTCAACGAAAAAACTGTTGGTGGCGCTTTAGAGTGGAAACACAAAAAAGGAATGATTGGTGGAACCGGTTATTATGTTCAATTTGGACAACCGTTTTCCCAAAATGATGATGCCTATAAATATTTCTCTTTTACAGGAAAAGAATCATCTCAATTTAGCCTTTATTTCAATCAAACTTTAGGAAAATTGTATGGTTTTGGCGAAATAAGTCGGGATGGAAATGGGACTTTGGGGGGATTAGGTGGCATTTTTTTCAGGATGAATCCGGGGGTCGAAACCTTGGTGCTTGTTCGTCACTTTTCCCCTCAATTTAATAGTATTTATGGCTATGCTTTTGGCGAAAGAGCCGGTGAAACCAATAACGAAAAAGGGATTTATACCGGCCTAAAAATAAAACTTAACCGAAATTGGACAGCCTCTGCATATTTTGATCAATTTGAATTTCCGTGGTTGCGCTTTGGGGTTTATCGTCCAACAAAGGGCTATGAAGCCTTGGTAAAACTGGATTACGTCCCGCGCAGGTGGCTTAAAACCTATTTACAATTCAAGACAGAGACCAAAGAAGAGGCCACCAAAATTCCGAGTGGGAGAAACCAATTATTGCCCGGTATTGCGCCTCAAAATCGGCAAACGGCACGCCTTAACCTTGAATATGACTTTAGCAAAACTTTGCGAACAAGGAGCCGTTTAGACGTTTCACATTATAAATTTGATCAAGAACCCTCAGCTTTTGGTTTTTTGATGTATCAAGACGCACGCTGGGTGGTCACACCCAAGGTACAGGTGGATGCCCGCCTTGCCATGTTCCAGACAGACAACTATGATGCCCGCGTGTATTCCTTTGAAAACGATGCCTTGTATGTACTTTCTAATCCCTCATTTTCAGGACTTGGGCAGCGTGCCTATATTCTTTTAAAAATTACCCCTTTTGAGGGAATTGACCTTTGGTTCAAATATGGCAGTACCCGCTACGAACACCGCAACACCGTAAGTTCTGGATTAGATGAAGTTGCCGGAAACCGTTTGCGAGATGTGAATGCACAAATTCGCTGGCGTTTCTAA
- a CDS encoding DUF72 domain-containing protein produces MYRNLLERRNEVSRFKLTDIHPQLKFGTASDRYAAWIGQVYSEVWRDQIETRSKKLGTGTFTERTLPVASVTEYFQHFSTLETDFTFYRTLLEPNGTPTSVFYNLRQYAEQAPPEAKFLVKAPQQFFARVLRRSRKGEPVFYEKNPNFLDAVLYNKLFLTPLCEILGNRLVGVLLQQEYQRKTESPLPAEFVAELDAFFREINLDVQHHIEIRSEHLLLPAYFDLLHRHGIGFVFSHWTYLPPIRTQWDRCGHFFSAKDDQVILRLLTPLQMNYAEAFRLAYPFEKAVPELSETVGAAMMVNEATALAYQAISNRKVLHVVANNRAWGNSPSLNQAIANRFLDFAEKKSA; encoded by the coding sequence ATGTATCGAAATCTCCTTGAAAGACGAAATGAAGTTTCCCGCTTTAAATTAACGGACATACATCCACAACTCAAATTCGGTACCGCAAGCGATCGCTATGCCGCTTGGATTGGGCAGGTATATTCGGAGGTGTGGCGAGACCAGATCGAAACCCGTTCCAAGAAGTTGGGGACGGGTACTTTTACAGAGCGTACCCTTCCCGTAGCATCCGTTACCGAGTATTTCCAACATTTTTCGACCTTAGAAACGGATTTTACGTTTTACCGCACCCTTTTGGAACCCAATGGCACGCCAACATCGGTTTTCTACAATTTGCGTCAATACGCTGAACAAGCACCGCCAGAAGCAAAATTCTTGGTAAAAGCACCCCAACAATTTTTTGCACGTGTCTTAAGACGTTCTCGCAAAGGCGAGCCGGTCTTCTATGAGAAAAACCCCAATTTTTTAGATGCTGTACTGTATAACAAACTTTTCTTAACGCCTTTGTGCGAAATCTTGGGCAATCGCTTGGTGGGTGTCCTACTCCAACAAGAATACCAGCGCAAGACCGAATCGCCTTTGCCTGCCGAGTTTGTCGCGGAATTGGATGCTTTTTTTCGGGAAATTAACTTAGACGTACAACACCATATCGAAATCCGTTCGGAGCATTTGCTTCTTCCGGCCTATTTTGACCTGCTACATCGTCATGGAATAGGATTTGTTTTTAGTCATTGGACGTATTTACCCCCCATCCGGACGCAATGGGATCGCTGTGGGCATTTCTTTTCGGCAAAAGATGATCAGGTGATCTTAAGATTGCTTACCCCGCTTCAAATGAATTATGCGGAAGCGTTTCGATTGGCTTATCCCTTTGAAAAAGCCGTTCCAGAACTTTCCGAAACAGTTGGCGCAGCCATGATGGTCAATGAAGCAACAGCTTTGGCCTATCAAGCCATCTCAAACCGAAAGGTTTTGCACGTTGTCGCCAATAACCGAGCTTGGGGGAACTCACCTTCCTTGAACCAAGCCATTGCGAACCGATTTTTAGACTTTGCCGAGAAGAAAAGTGCTTAG
- a CDS encoding flippase-like domain-containing protein, with protein METPQIAPAHVPSIVSEEVRAYKVNAKNLFLPLFFSAIAFGIVTWLTYVPGMWSNLLQVFKPWLLVAALVTVSTRVLLGAIRINLVSHGRIPFIPAIRTQLVWDFYANITPSVIGGTPFAALYMNKDQRVPLGEASGIMMFLMLLDQIWFAVSILIMLVASLYVEIIPASIGSIGEGAISLYFLVIMGWAAIFAYATLVRPQILEWTIGKLFSLPFLRRFKGRADREMESLQARAAIIRKEKPIFFVKGVLLTASLWVCRYFLLLFVVMSITDVYNPVQIIFRAMAILLSYIIMPTPGGAGGIEAAYTVFMTPLLGAAFVAPTLFAWRFIGFYIFIIIGVFLTTKTMGESSLRKNQDE; from the coding sequence TTGGAAACGCCCCAAATCGCACCAGCCCACGTTCCGTCTATTGTCTCGGAAGAAGTGCGCGCCTATAAAGTTAATGCAAAAAACCTATTCCTCCCACTTTTTTTTAGCGCCATAGCCTTTGGGATTGTCACTTGGCTCACCTATGTCCCTGGCATGTGGAGCAACTTGTTACAGGTATTTAAACCTTGGCTTTTGGTGGCCGCACTCGTAACGGTTTCTACACGGGTTTTGCTTGGCGCAATACGCATCAACTTGGTTTCGCACGGACGGATTCCTTTTATACCTGCGATACGCACCCAGTTGGTTTGGGATTTTTACGCAAATATAACCCCATCTGTAATCGGCGGGACGCCTTTTGCAGCCCTTTATATGAACAAAGATCAACGGGTTCCTTTAGGCGAAGCATCGGGTATCATGATGTTTCTCATGCTTTTAGACCAAATTTGGTTTGCCGTTTCTATCCTCATCATGCTTGTGGCTTCTTTGTATGTAGAGATCATTCCGGCTTCGATTGGGAGCATTGGCGAGGGAGCGATTTCGCTTTATTTTTTGGTGATTATGGGCTGGGCAGCCATTTTTGCTTATGCAACTTTGGTTCGGCCTCAAATTTTAGAATGGACTATTGGCAAATTGTTTTCGTTACCGTTTCTGAGGCGTTTTAAAGGACGGGCAGATCGAGAGATGGAGAGTTTGCAGGCACGAGCCGCGATTATTCGCAAAGAAAAGCCTATCTTTTTTGTAAAGGGCGTACTTCTAACGGCTTCATTATGGGTCTGCCGGTACTTTTTGCTTTTGTTTGTAGTAATGAGCATTACCGATGTGTATAACCCTGTTCAGATCATTTTTCGTGCAATGGCGATCTTACTTAGCTACATTATCATGCCTACGCCGGGTGGTGCTGGAGGAATCGAGGCCGCTTATACCGTTTTTATGACACCCTTATTAGGTGCGGCCTTTGTAGCGCCCACACTGTTTGCTTGGCGCTTTATCGGTTTCTATATATTTATTATCATTGGTGTTTTTCTTACGACCAAAACCATGGGCGAAAGTTCCTTACGCAAAAACCAAGACGAGTAG
- a CDS encoding 6,7-dimethyl-8-ribityllumazine synthase, producing the protein MNKLVGNLIATDHRFGLVVSRFNHFITDKLLEGAVDVLERHGVNPKNITISHCPGAYEIPLVAQKMAETKQFDAIICLGAVIRGATSHYDLVAGQSAQIGNVSLQTGIPILFGVITTESIEQAIERAGTKAGNKGAEAAVSAIEMVNLLKTIETFASTSI; encoded by the coding sequence ATGAACAAACTTGTCGGAAATTTAATTGCTACCGATCACCGATTTGGATTGGTGGTTTCTCGCTTTAACCATTTTATTACGGATAAACTTCTTGAAGGGGCTGTAGATGTTTTAGAGCGTCATGGTGTAAACCCAAAAAACATAACCATTTCCCATTGTCCGGGCGCATACGAAATTCCCTTGGTTGCACAAAAAATGGCCGAAACCAAGCAATTTGATGCCATTATTTGTCTTGGTGCGGTTATTCGTGGCGCCACTTCACACTACGACCTTGTGGCCGGACAATCCGCGCAAATCGGAAACGTCTCCTTGCAAACTGGAATCCCGATTTTATTTGGTGTGATTACCACCGAATCCATAGAACAAGCGATCGAACGGGCCGGAACCAAAGCTGGGAACAAAGGAGCCGAAGCCGCAGTTTCTGCTATCGAAATGGTGAATTTGTTGAAGACCATCGAAACTTTTGCTTCCACATCCATATAA
- a CDS encoding methyltransferase domain-containing protein, with amino-acid sequence MFRYIPVFLIATTGAMAWFVGAQTTLPYFIYTSWMATLLMGLAWWKGELWNTKTVLIFGIIFRIVLVPVLPSLSDDGFRFIWDGWLQWQGINPFMYQPNHSELAIFHSLDLYKNLNSATYFTVYPPVSQIIFALGGLFYPFGWMVAYVVIKLLFVGIECLGVFLLSRMVQPKALLLYAWNPLVLVEVAGQPHNEALLVTWLIGTIWALQNDRPKTALVLITLAMWTKLYPALLIPFVLNRTGWRYVWVPISVGFLLLLPYYHPDFFTNIRASINLYTQQFEFGAGLYYMLKEWGRLLMGHEESKALGPFLQMIFLSTVLWFWVQDVARRKSLSALTYLTIGMFLLTATTVHPWYFLGLFAMIPFLSDIKFEDKHASPIPMLYKGASPPWHWIWLGSMMTGNYFFYLTQNQWPWVFWGWVGWLVLLCLLSIYGWMKQIHVVRAENKYEKIKHLFPNTTQPLKVLDLGSGEGFLGAWIQQKIQAEVTLTDVLNLNRTQLPFFQYDGQNLPFEDKCFEVTVLSFVLHHCEDQAQVFNEVVRVTQKQIIILESVYHTAYDLKQLTFLDKLANRIRSGGLMTQQEEFLNFRTVQGWYSFFKDYPVRIKEVQQNGLFLHQQAVFSLEVRN; translated from the coding sequence ATGTTCCGTTATATTCCCGTATTTTTGATTGCTACAACAGGTGCAATGGCGTGGTTTGTAGGCGCACAGACTACGCTTCCTTATTTTATTTATACTTCGTGGATGGCTACCCTCTTAATGGGACTGGCTTGGTGGAAAGGTGAACTTTGGAATACAAAAACCGTCCTTATTTTTGGCATAATTTTTAGGATTGTTTTAGTCCCTGTTTTGCCAAGTTTATCGGATGATGGCTTTCGATTTATATGGGATGGCTGGCTACAATGGCAAGGAATAAATCCATTTATGTACCAGCCCAACCATTCCGAATTAGCCATTTTCCACTCCCTCGATCTGTACAAAAACTTAAATTCAGCAACGTATTTTACGGTTTATCCCCCTGTTTCACAAATCATTTTTGCTTTGGGTGGGCTCTTTTATCCGTTTGGATGGATGGTGGCGTATGTGGTGATTAAACTTCTTTTTGTCGGAATAGAATGTTTGGGGGTTTTCCTCCTCTCTCGGATGGTGCAGCCCAAAGCCCTTTTGCTTTATGCTTGGAATCCCTTGGTCTTGGTTGAAGTTGCTGGACAACCACATAACGAAGCCCTCTTGGTGACTTGGTTGATTGGAACGATTTGGGCATTACAAAATGATCGTCCTAAAACCGCTTTGGTCTTGATCACATTGGCCATGTGGACCAAGTTGTATCCGGCATTGCTCATCCCATTTGTGCTTAACCGAACAGGCTGGCGTTATGTCTGGGTTCCTATTTCGGTTGGATTCTTGCTTTTGCTCCCGTACTACCATCCAGACTTCTTCACAAACATTCGTGCCTCGATCAATTTATACACACAGCAATTTGAGTTTGGAGCTGGACTTTATTATATGCTCAAAGAATGGGGACGTTTACTCATGGGGCACGAAGAAAGCAAGGCATTGGGACCTTTTCTTCAGATGATTTTTCTCTCAACGGTTCTTTGGTTTTGGGTTCAGGATGTTGCGCGTAGAAAATCGCTCTCTGCTCTGACTTACCTGACCATTGGCATGTTTTTACTCACCGCAACCACCGTCCATCCGTGGTATTTCTTGGGACTGTTTGCGATGATTCCCTTTTTATCCGATATAAAATTTGAAGACAAGCACGCATCCCCTATTCCAATGCTGTACAAAGGTGCAAGCCCACCGTGGCACTGGATTTGGCTGGGAAGCATGATGACAGGAAATTACTTTTTTTACCTCACCCAAAACCAATGGCCGTGGGTCTTTTGGGGCTGGGTGGGCTGGCTCGTTTTGTTGTGTCTCCTTTCCATCTATGGCTGGATGAAGCAAATCCACGTTGTTCGGGCAGAGAACAAATACGAAAAGATCAAGCACCTTTTTCCAAACACAACGCAACCACTAAAGGTTTTAGACCTGGGTAGTGGCGAAGGATTTTTAGGTGCTTGGATTCAACAAAAAATACAAGCAGAAGTAACACTTACCGATGTGCTCAACTTAAACCGGACACAACTTCCGTTTTTTCAATATGATGGCCAAAATCTTCCGTTTGAAGACAAGTGTTTTGAGGTGACGGTACTGTCTTTTGTACTCCACCATTGCGAAGACCAAGCCCAAGTGTTTAACGAGGTGGTGCGGGTTACACAAAAGCAGATTATAATTCTGGAATCGGTTTATCATACGGCGTATGACCTAAAGCAACTGACCTTCTTAGACAAACTCGCCAATCGGATCCGTTCAGGCGGCCTCATGACACAACAGGAAGAATTTCTGAACTTCCGAACGGTACAAGGATGGTATTCTTTTTTTAAAGATTATCCCGTTCGCATCAAAGAAGTGCAGCAAAATGGGCTTTTCTTGCATCAACAAGCTGTCTTTTCGTTGGAAGTGCGTAATTAG
- a CDS encoding sodium-translocating pyrophosphatase, with translation MMEFLLYVPPLLGVIGLIYMAIQWGWVGKQDAGEPKMKVIADHISEGAMAFLHAEYRILGVFVVVASILLGILALQMPETSSPLIIVAFVIGAVFSAAAGNVGMRIATRANVRTTQAARTSLSKALKVSFTGGSVMGLGVAGLAVLGLSTLFIVFYNVFMGGQMGSVEEMTRVLEVLTGFSLGAESIALFARVGGGIYTKAADVGADLVGKVEAGIPEDDPRNPATIADNVGDNVGDVAGMGADLFGSYVATVLGSMVLGNYVIRDSGILKDSFGGIAPILLPMLIAGVGILFSIIGMWLVNVKDDDATTDTVQAALNRGNWVSLGLTAVACYGLIMWMLPAEMQMDFFGQGLMTVTNMNVFFAVVVGLVVGALISFITEYYTGLGKKPVMDIVHRSGTGSATNIIAGLATGMISTAYPIILFAGAIWAAYALAGFYGVAIAASAMMATTAMQLAIDAFGPIADNAGGIAEMSELPEEVRGRTDILDSVGNTTAAIGKGFAIASAALTALALFAAYVNVTGIDGINIFKADVLAALFVGGMIPVVFSAFAMNSVGKAAMEMVKEVRRQFREIPGIMEGTGEPEYGRCVEISTQAALREMMIPGMIAIVTPLIVGFLMGPEPLGGYMAGVTVSGVLWAIFQSNAGGAWDNAKKSFEKGVEIDGQMYYKKSEPHKAAVTGDTVGDPFKDTSGPSMNILIKLSSIVALIIAPFIGTGGHGATAVKAPEKKVETVTKAKAEVKTTPKTVAYVQP, from the coding sequence ATTATGGAATTTCTTTTGTATGTCCCACCTCTTTTAGGGGTCATTGGCCTCATTTACATGGCCATCCAATGGGGCTGGGTCGGCAAACAAGATGCAGGCGAGCCTAAAATGAAAGTGATCGCCGATCATATTTCTGAAGGTGCTATGGCCTTTCTTCATGCCGAGTACCGAATCTTAGGGGTTTTTGTTGTCGTCGCAAGTATTTTATTGGGCATATTGGCCTTACAAATGCCCGAAACTTCATCCCCGCTCATTATTGTGGCCTTTGTTATTGGGGCTGTTTTTTCTGCCGCTGCCGGAAATGTGGGAATGAGAATTGCAACCCGCGCCAATGTGCGGACGACGCAAGCTGCACGGACATCGCTTTCCAAGGCACTGAAAGTCTCGTTCACCGGTGGATCGGTGATGGGATTGGGGGTTGCTGGTTTGGCCGTTTTGGGCCTTAGTACCCTTTTCATCGTGTTCTACAATGTCTTCATGGGCGGCCAAATGGGTTCGGTGGAAGAAATGACCCGCGTTCTTGAAGTACTTACGGGCTTCTCCTTGGGTGCCGAATCTATTGCACTTTTTGCCCGTGTTGGGGGAGGGATTTATACAAAAGCCGCAGATGTTGGAGCAGACTTGGTGGGAAAAGTGGAGGCTGGGATTCCCGAAGATGATCCTCGTAACCCAGCAACCATCGCCGATAACGTAGGTGATAACGTGGGTGATGTTGCCGGAATGGGTGCCGACTTGTTCGGCTCGTATGTGGCTACGGTATTAGGGTCAATGGTACTGGGGAACTACGTGATCCGGGACTCTGGTATTCTTAAAGATAGTTTTGGAGGGATTGCGCCGATTCTCCTGCCGATGCTCATTGCCGGCGTGGGGATTTTGTTCTCCATCATAGGGATGTGGTTGGTGAATGTAAAAGATGACGACGCAACGACCGATACCGTACAAGCGGCCTTAAACCGTGGGAACTGGGTGTCGCTTGGTCTAACGGCTGTTGCTTGTTACGGTTTGATCATGTGGATGCTTCCTGCTGAAATGCAAATGGATTTCTTTGGCCAAGGCTTAATGACCGTGACAAACATGAATGTCTTTTTTGCGGTGGTTGTTGGTCTTGTCGTAGGGGCATTGATCTCGTTCATCACGGAATATTACACAGGATTGGGCAAAAAACCCGTAATGGACATTGTTCACCGTTCTGGTACAGGCTCTGCAACCAATATTATTGCCGGACTTGCCACGGGGATGATCTCCACCGCCTATCCCATCATTTTGTTTGCCGGCGCTATTTGGGCCGCTTACGCCCTCGCAGGTTTTTATGGGGTTGCGATTGCCGCATCTGCTATGATGGCCACCACGGCCATGCAACTTGCGATTGATGCGTTCGGTCCGATTGCGGATAATGCGGGTGGGATTGCCGAAATGAGCGAATTGCCAGAAGAGGTGCGTGGTCGTACAGATATTCTCGACTCGGTGGGCAATACCACTGCCGCCATCGGAAAAGGATTTGCGATTGCTTCTGCGGCGCTTACCGCTTTGGCCCTCTTTGCGGCATATGTAAATGTTACGGGCATTGATGGTATCAACATCTTTAAAGCGGATGTTTTGGCTGCGCTTTTTGTGGGCGGGATGATTCCGGTGGTCTTTTCTGCTTTTGCGATGAACTCCGTAGGGAAAGCCGCCATGGAGATGGTAAAAGAAGTGCGTCGTCAATTCCGTGAAATCCCAGGCATTATGGAAGGTACGGGTGAGCCTGAATATGGCCGTTGTGTGGAAATTTCTACACAAGCTGCACTTCGTGAAATGATGATTCCGGGAATGATTGCCATCGTTACGCCGCTCATCGTTGGTTTTCTGATGGGGCCTGAACCCTTGGGCGGTTATATGGCTGGTGTAACCGTCTCGGGTGTGTTGTGGGCTATTTTCCAATCTAATGCCGGTGGTGCTTGGGACAACGCAAAAAAATCCTTCGAGAAAGGAGTAGAAATTGACGGTCAAATGTACTATAAAAAATCGGAACCACACAAAGCAGCCGTTACTGGCGATACTGTAGGTGATCCGTTTAAGGACACCTCTGGCCCTTCGATGAACATCTTGATCAAATTGTCTTCTATCGTTGCATTGATCATCGCACCGTTCATTGGTACGGGTGGACATGGTGCAACGGCGGTTAAAGCACCTGAAAAAAAGGTAGAAACCGTTACCAAAGCAAAGGCAGAGGTGAAGACAACCCCCAAAACGGTCGCCTATGTTCAGCCATAA